The following proteins come from a genomic window of Anas platyrhynchos isolate ZD024472 breed Pekin duck chromosome 20, IASCAAS_PekinDuck_T2T, whole genome shotgun sequence:
- the C20H17orf78 gene encoding uncharacterized protein C17orf78 homolog isoform X1, with protein sequence MVTILIFSLVFAHTRLIRRDLGDYKCHVENASETAGHIRSLDVFLQAPGIAATEGKLSRRQKVSTLECFSHRSSVQVNLLHLEKLHRDLAEWAVEKCTLQSIEVITTAVRAPARNHSCVLLTPKRKKFHRKFVLRGKVFLPGVSSHAVKAMLLKRKVFSEAPTMPPVYHRNQTLQEGITPRNDRGFMIRKKISIIIKVIITCVLLVSAIWYIVNVICEFPCSCLCLDWMAGRQSSSRSVYTASEPLGHQTGTLLTQILTDTKEKSLQSFA encoded by the exons ATGGTCACGATATTAATATTTAGCTTAGTGTTTGCACACACCAGGCTCATCAGAAGAG ACCTCGGAGACTACAAATGCCACGTGGAAAATGCCTCAGAAACAGCTGGCCACATAAGAAGCCTGGACGTCTTTCTGCAAG CCCCTGGGATAGCAGCCACCGAAGGGAAGTTAAGCAGACGCCAAAAAGTCAGCACTCTGGAATGCTTTAGTCATCGAAGCTCTGTGCAAGTCAATCTGCTGCACTTGGAGAAGCTGCACAGAGATTTGGCAGAGTGGGCTGTGGAGAAGTGCACCCTGCAGAGCATCGAAGTCATCACCACTGCAGTCCGAGCACCCGCTCGCAACCACAGCTGTGTTCTACTGACACCCAAGAGAAAGAAGTTTCATAGAAAATTTGTTCTGAGAGGAAAAG TGTTTCTGCCAGGGGTATCCAGCCATGCTGTAAAAGCAATGCTGCTCAAGCGGAAAGTTTTTTCTGAGGCTCCGACTATGCCACCTGTGTACCACAGAAACCAGACTTTGCAGG AGGGAATTACACCCAGAAATGATAGAGGTTTtatgatcagaaaaaaaataagcatcatCATTAAAGTGATCATCACTTGTGTCCTGTTAGTCTCTGCCATATGGTATATCGTGAACGTCATATGTGAATTTCCCTGCTCG TGCTTGTGCTTGGACTGGATGGccggcaggcagagcagcagcagaagcgtGTACACAGCCTCCGAGCCATTGGGTCACCAAACGGGCACGCTTCTAACCCAGATACTTACGGACACGAAGGAGAAATCGCTGCAATCTTTTGCCTGA
- the C20H17orf78 gene encoding uncharacterized protein C17orf78 homolog isoform X2, with the protein MVTILIFSLVFAHTRLIRRDLGDYKCHVENASETAGHIRSLDVFLQAPGIAATEGKLSRRQKVSTLECFSHRSSVQVNLLHLEKLHRDLAEWAVEKCTLQSIEVITTAVRAPARNHSCVLLTPKRKKFHRKFVLRGKEGITPRNDRGFMIRKKISIIIKVIITCVLLVSAIWYIVNVICEFPCSCLCLDWMAGRQSSSRSVYTASEPLGHQTGTLLTQILTDTKEKSLQSFA; encoded by the exons ATGGTCACGATATTAATATTTAGCTTAGTGTTTGCACACACCAGGCTCATCAGAAGAG ACCTCGGAGACTACAAATGCCACGTGGAAAATGCCTCAGAAACAGCTGGCCACATAAGAAGCCTGGACGTCTTTCTGCAAG CCCCTGGGATAGCAGCCACCGAAGGGAAGTTAAGCAGACGCCAAAAAGTCAGCACTCTGGAATGCTTTAGTCATCGAAGCTCTGTGCAAGTCAATCTGCTGCACTTGGAGAAGCTGCACAGAGATTTGGCAGAGTGGGCTGTGGAGAAGTGCACCCTGCAGAGCATCGAAGTCATCACCACTGCAGTCCGAGCACCCGCTCGCAACCACAGCTGTGTTCTACTGACACCCAAGAGAAAGAAGTTTCATAGAAAATTTGTTCTGAGAGGAAAAG AGGGAATTACACCCAGAAATGATAGAGGTTTtatgatcagaaaaaaaataagcatcatCATTAAAGTGATCATCACTTGTGTCCTGTTAGTCTCTGCCATATGGTATATCGTGAACGTCATATGTGAATTTCCCTGCTCG TGCTTGTGCTTGGACTGGATGGccggcaggcagagcagcagcagaagcgtGTACACAGCCTCCGAGCCATTGGGTCACCAAACGGGCACGCTTCTAACCCAGATACTTACGGACACGAAGGAGAAATCGCTGCAATCTTTTGCCTGA